One window from the genome of Roseomonas haemaphysalidis encodes:
- a CDS encoding DUF1800 domain-containing protein translates to MDQRSLIAAIRFGLGPRPDQPLPGDVPAWLKAQIRSPETDLALPEGWERPPTVADGLDLRRQDELAPVEAGKPSRQVVLNGAEAQALIRNAVTTQTPFRERLVLFWANHLTVSTREGAVRALVGDFVRSAIRPHVGGRFEDMLVGSTHHPAMLFYLNQNASVGPGSRIGLRQGRGLNENLAREVMELHSLSPAAGYSQEDVTEFARLLTGLTVERLREPLGSRFQPDAHEPGPRTILGQRFEEGPGQVDTALRWLANHEATHRHLAVKLARHFVADDPGPGTVEYLFGVLRDTRGDLGAVAEALVDLPEAWQAPLSKLRSPQDFMIASYRLLNGGADAAQVVAGGMRSLGQDIWSAPAPIGWPDTAEGWVSAEGMIQRMEVAYNVAGRHSRLDPNDLLDAALGPLARHETVQAVRRAGSTRDGLTLLLASPEFQRR, encoded by the coding sequence ATGGACCAGCGCAGCCTGATCGCCGCCATCCGCTTCGGCCTGGGCCCCCGGCCGGACCAGCCCCTGCCGGGCGACGTCCCCGCCTGGCTGAAGGCGCAGATCCGCTCCCCGGAAACCGACCTCGCCCTGCCGGAGGGCTGGGAGCGCCCGCCCACGGTGGCCGACGGGCTCGACCTCCGGCGGCAGGACGAGCTGGCCCCGGTGGAGGCGGGCAAACCATCCCGGCAAGTGGTGCTGAACGGCGCCGAGGCGCAGGCCCTGATCCGCAATGCCGTCACGACCCAGACCCCCTTCCGGGAGCGGCTGGTGTTGTTTTGGGCCAACCACCTGACGGTCAGCACGCGCGAGGGTGCCGTGCGGGCTTTGGTCGGCGACTTCGTCCGCAGCGCGATCCGCCCGCATGTGGGCGGACGGTTCGAGGACATGCTGGTTGGCTCGACCCATCATCCCGCGATGCTGTTCTACCTCAACCAGAACGCCTCGGTCGGGCCCGGCAGCCGGATCGGCCTTCGGCAAGGGCGGGGCCTGAACGAGAATCTCGCGCGCGAGGTGATGGAGCTGCATTCGCTTTCGCCCGCCGCCGGCTACAGCCAGGAGGACGTGACCGAATTCGCCCGCCTGCTGACCGGATTGACGGTGGAGCGGCTTCGCGAGCCACTGGGCAGCCGGTTCCAGCCCGACGCGCACGAACCGGGCCCCAGGACCATCCTGGGCCAGCGGTTCGAGGAAGGCCCCGGGCAGGTGGACACGGCCCTCCGGTGGCTGGCCAACCACGAGGCGACGCACCGGCACCTGGCCGTGAAGCTGGCCCGGCATTTCGTGGCGGACGATCCAGGCCCTGGCACCGTCGAATATCTGTTCGGCGTCCTGCGGGATACGCGCGGCGACCTCGGTGCCGTGGCGGAAGCCCTGGTGGATCTGCCGGAAGCCTGGCAGGCGCCGCTGAGCAAGCTGCGCAGCCCACAGGATTTCATGATCGCCAGCTATCGGCTGCTGAACGGCGGCGCGGATGCCGCGCAGGTGGTGGCGGGCGGGATGCGGAGCCTCGGCCAGGATATCTGGTCGGCCCCCGCCCCCATCGGCTGGCCCGACACGGCGGAAGGGTGGGTCAGCGCCGAAGGCATGATCCAGCGCATGGAAGTCGCCTACAATGTCGCTGGCCGGCACAGTCGGCTGGACCCCAACGACCTGCTGGACGCCGCCCTGGGCCCGCTGGCCCGTCATGAAACGGTGCAGGCGGTGCGTCGTGCCGGTTCCACCCGGGACGGCCTGACCCTGCTGCTTGCCAGCCCGGAGTTCCAACGCCGATGA
- a CDS encoding DUF1501 domain-containing protein, protein MNANTHLPRIGRRGLLLGLSAVAFAGQARLAVAAGTMATPRPDARLVVVLLRGAMDGLAVVQPYGDPDFRALRGPLALPDPGQEGGLLDLGGFFGLHPALSRLHGLFRSDQALMLQAVAGPYRSRSHFDAQDMLESGAEFRLSSGWLNRALQAMPARPDNGAARLGLAVGLDMPLLLRGQAPVGMYAAPRGARPDPDLYARFHDLTHDDPLIGPAVQEGLRARGFASDRLDDGMRKAGGGFPALCGIAGKLLADPDGPRVAALDIGGWDTHQAQAGRLAVPLQRLDEGLGALKAQLGTAWDQTAVLIVTEFGRTVRINGSMGTDHGTGGAAFLVGGAVAGGKVMTDWPGLGTGKLFENRDLQPTADLREVAKGVLRDHLGLPPHALEAAFPGSLGVPPRGGLLTA, encoded by the coding sequence ATGAACGCCAACACGCACCTGCCCCGGATCGGCCGCCGGGGCCTGTTGCTGGGCCTGTCCGCCGTCGCCTTCGCGGGGCAGGCCCGGCTGGCCGTGGCCGCCGGCACCATGGCCACGCCGCGGCCCGACGCCCGGCTGGTGGTCGTGCTGCTGCGCGGCGCCATGGATGGGCTGGCGGTGGTGCAGCCCTACGGTGACCCGGATTTCCGCGCGCTCCGCGGGCCTTTGGCCCTGCCCGATCCCGGGCAGGAAGGCGGCCTGTTGGACCTGGGTGGGTTCTTTGGCCTGCATCCGGCGCTCAGCCGGCTGCACGGCCTGTTCCGTAGCGATCAGGCTTTGATGCTGCAGGCCGTGGCGGGTCCCTATCGGAGCCGCAGCCACTTCGATGCCCAGGACATGCTGGAAAGCGGTGCCGAATTCAGGCTCAGCTCCGGCTGGTTGAACCGGGCGCTGCAGGCCATGCCAGCCCGTCCGGACAATGGCGCCGCACGCCTCGGGCTGGCGGTGGGGCTGGACATGCCCTTGCTGCTGCGGGGGCAGGCGCCTGTCGGCATGTATGCGGCGCCACGGGGCGCCCGTCCCGATCCCGACCTCTACGCCCGCTTCCATGACCTGACCCATGACGACCCGCTGATCGGCCCCGCCGTGCAGGAAGGACTACGGGCGCGTGGCTTCGCCTCGGACCGGCTGGACGATGGCATGCGCAAGGCGGGCGGCGGGTTTCCCGCCCTGTGCGGCATTGCCGGCAAGCTGCTGGCGGACCCTGATGGCCCCAGGGTGGCCGCGCTGGATATCGGCGGCTGGGACACCCACCAGGCGCAGGCCGGCCGGCTGGCCGTGCCGCTGCAGCGGCTGGACGAAGGCCTGGGCGCATTGAAGGCGCAGCTGGGAACGGCCTGGGATCAGACGGCCGTGCTGATCGTCACGGAGTTCGGCCGCACTGTCCGGATCAACGGCAGCATGGGCACCGATCACGGGACCGGCGGCGCCGCCTTTCTGGTTGGCGGCGCGGTGGCCGGGGGCAAGGTGATGACCGACTGGCCCGGCCTCGGCACCGGCAAGCTGTTCGAGAACCGGGACCTGCAGCCGACGGCGGACCTGCGCGAGGTCGCCAAGGGAGTGCTGCGGGACCACCTGGGCCTGCCCCCGCATGCCCTGGAAGCGGCCTTCCCAGGCAGCCTGGGCGTGCCGCCCCGAGGCGGGCTGCTAACGGCCTGA
- the dksA gene encoding RNA polymerase-binding protein DksA, which produces MITLPPDYRPSETEEFMNPLQQAYFRQKLLRWRQDLLREAGDTLASLSKGGIAEADLTDRASVETDRALELRTRDRARKLISKIDQALERIANGSYGFCEESGEPIGLRRLEARPIATMSIEAQERHERMERVHRDD; this is translated from the coding sequence CTGATCACGTTGCCGCCTGACTACCGGCCCTCGGAAACCGAGGAGTTCATGAACCCCCTGCAGCAGGCGTATTTCCGCCAGAAGCTGCTGCGCTGGCGGCAGGACCTGCTGCGGGAAGCGGGGGATACGCTGGCCAGCCTGAGCAAGGGTGGCATTGCCGAAGCAGACCTGACCGACCGTGCCAGCGTCGAGACCGACCGGGCGCTGGAGCTTCGCACCCGCGACCGTGCGCGCAAGCTGATCTCCAAGATCGACCAGGCCCTGGAGCGGATCGCCAACGGCAGCTACGGCTTTTGCGAGGAATCGGGCGAGCCGATCGGCCTGCGCCGCCTGGAAGCCCGCCCCATCGCGACCATGTCGATCGAAGCGCAGGAACGCCACGAACGCATGGAGCGTGTGCACCGCGACGACTAG
- a CDS encoding beta-ketoacyl-ACP synthase III produces the protein MPPSGPDLRAAIIGTGGYLPEERLDNAALAARFNLDTSDEWIVERTGIRHRHIAAPNQLASDLGAEAAREALTRAGVDAAEIDAIIVATATPDSAFPSTAARVQAKLGVTRGFAFDISAACTGFVYALSVADAMIRTGQARCALVIGAEVFTRILDWTDRGTCVLFGDGAGAVVLRAVPASEGRGILSCHLHADGTQGDLLSVDPAAQVVRMTGREVFRHAVTKLAAVVDEALAANGLDKSEVSWLVPHQANRRIIDAMGRKLNLPAERVVMTVDRHANTSAASIPLALAEATRDGRIQPGELVLMEAIGGGLTWGAALARF, from the coding sequence ATGCCTCCCTCCGGACCGGACCTTCGCGCGGCCATCATCGGCACCGGCGGCTACCTGCCGGAAGAGCGGCTGGACAACGCGGCCCTGGCGGCCCGCTTCAATCTCGACACTTCGGACGAGTGGATCGTCGAGCGCACGGGCATCCGCCACCGGCATATCGCCGCGCCAAACCAGCTGGCGAGCGACCTGGGGGCCGAGGCGGCCCGCGAGGCCCTGACCCGCGCCGGCGTGGATGCCGCCGAAATCGATGCGATCATCGTCGCGACGGCCACGCCGGATTCGGCCTTTCCGTCCACGGCCGCGCGGGTGCAGGCCAAGCTTGGGGTGACCCGCGGCTTCGCCTTTGACATCTCCGCCGCCTGCACCGGCTTCGTCTACGCTTTGTCCGTCGCCGATGCGATGATCCGCACGGGGCAGGCGCGCTGTGCCCTGGTCATCGGGGCCGAGGTCTTCACCCGCATCCTGGACTGGACCGACCGCGGCACCTGCGTGCTGTTCGGCGACGGCGCGGGGGCGGTGGTGCTGCGCGCCGTGCCGGCATCCGAGGGCCGGGGCATCCTGTCCTGCCATTTGCATGCCGATGGCACCCAGGGTGACCTGCTCAGCGTCGATCCGGCCGCCCAGGTTGTGCGGATGACGGGGCGCGAGGTGTTCCGTCATGCGGTGACCAAGCTCGCCGCCGTGGTGGATGAGGCGTTGGCGGCCAACGGATTGGACAAGTCGGAAGTGTCGTGGCTGGTGCCGCACCAGGCCAACCGCCGCATCATCGACGCCATGGGCCGCAAGCTGAACCTGCCGGCGGAGCGGGTGGTCATGACGGTGGATCGTCACGCCAACACCTCGGCCGCTTCCATCCCCCTGGCTTTGGCGGAGGCGACGCGCGACGGCCGCATCCAGCCTGGCGAGCTGGTGCTGATGGAAGCCATCGGCGGCGGCCTCACCTGGGGTGCGGCGCTGGCGCGCTTTTGA
- the plsX gene encoding phosphate acyltransferase PlsX, giving the protein MAIDAMGGDHAPESVLDGMELAAERHPEARFLLVGDEARLAPLLAKHKRASKACTIRHAPDVVSGDMKPTAALRMRTSSMRVAIDAVAAGEAAGVVSAGNTGALMALGKIVVKTLPEIDRPALAAVGPSARGDVVLLDLGANIVCDARNLVEFAVMGDAFARAVLGLPNPTIGLMNVGSEELKGDERVRLAADMLRTSPLAANFHGFIEGHDITSGTVDVVVTDGFTGNVALKTGEGALKLVGGLLKQVFTSSLAAKLGYLLAKPALDRLREWMDPRRYNGAVLIGLNGLVVKSHGGTDALGFAHAMDVAMDMVTHRVNDRIREGLAAMPSRKRDAASLTAE; this is encoded by the coding sequence TGGAGCTGGCTGCCGAGCGGCATCCTGAGGCGCGGTTCCTGCTGGTGGGCGACGAAGCCCGGCTCGCGCCGTTGCTGGCCAAGCACAAGCGCGCCAGCAAGGCCTGCACCATCCGCCATGCGCCGGATGTCGTGTCCGGCGACATGAAGCCGACCGCCGCGCTGCGGATGCGGACGTCCTCCATGCGCGTGGCCATCGATGCCGTGGCGGCCGGCGAGGCAGCCGGCGTGGTGTCGGCCGGCAACACGGGTGCCCTGATGGCACTCGGCAAGATCGTGGTGAAGACCCTGCCCGAGATTGACCGGCCCGCCCTGGCGGCTGTCGGCCCTTCGGCGCGTGGCGACGTCGTGCTGCTGGATCTTGGCGCCAATATCGTTTGCGACGCCCGCAACCTCGTCGAGTTCGCGGTGATGGGCGATGCCTTCGCCCGCGCCGTGCTGGGCCTGCCCAACCCCACCATCGGCCTGATGAACGTGGGCAGCGAGGAGCTGAAGGGCGACGAGCGGGTCCGCCTCGCGGCCGACATGCTGCGTACCTCGCCTCTGGCTGCCAACTTCCATGGCTTCATCGAGGGCCACGACATCACCTCCGGCACCGTGGATGTTGTCGTGACGGACGGCTTCACCGGCAATGTCGCGTTGAAGACGGGTGAGGGCGCCTTGAAGCTGGTGGGCGGCCTGTTGAAGCAGGTCTTCACTTCCTCCCTGGCGGCCAAGCTGGGATACCTGCTGGCCAAGCCCGCGCTGGACCGGCTGCGCGAATGGATGGACCCGCGGCGCTACAACGGTGCGGTGCTGATCGGCCTGAACGGGCTGGTGGTGAAGAGCCATGGCGGCACGGACGCCCTGGGCTTCGCGCATGCCATGGATGTCGCCATGGACATGGTGACCCATCGGGTCAATGACCGCATCCGGGAAGGGCTGGCCGCCATGCCGTCCCGCAAGCGCGACGCGGCCAGCCTGACCGCAGAGTGA